Genomic DNA from Theobroma cacao cultivar B97-61/B2 chromosome 3, Criollo_cocoa_genome_V2, whole genome shotgun sequence:
AAAGCTTAGATTCTATTATCTACAGTTTCAGATGGAAGGAAAGGTGCTTTTCCTCAGGTTAACACCCTTTGTTCTTCCATAAACATGTAAAATTCTCTGATGGAAGCcgaaatttcattaatttttctcctttgtCTTTCCATTTGATTAGCTGCTTTTCAATCTATTCGCTTGGTTTTTGGGGGCTAAATCCTCCTTGTGATGAGAGTGGTTGATATCAAGTTACAGGCCATGCCCATACCATTGAGCTAAAGAACATCACAGTACATCCTACCATGTAATGCAGCAACAACATGAGGAATAAACATTCCAAATTCAGCCAAAATGAACAATCTTTCAAAAGAAAGAGGCTAATACAATCTAAAGGGAGAAAGCTCCAACTCCTAAGAATTTAATACAACTCTTTAgccacaaaagaaaaaaactagCGAGAATGATCCAATGTAAGAAGAACATATGGATAATTCTGGCACAGTTGCGACAGACTGATGTCAGAAGAATGATGATCAAAaccaatttttgaattttacatGAATCAGAAAGGAATCAGCCTTTGCAGCAGAATAAACATGTGGGTATGCCTCACTCTCAACTGTTGGAAAGCTTTGGAATCATCTTCCCCCTGCAACCGATGAACAGGTAAATAGATTAATCTCTGATCCAATGAAGTAATACTGCAGGGCTAATGCTACTAAGCAACATAAAGCATCGAGATGTTTTCAATCATCAAAGCATGTCTAATGTCTTGTTGGCTGATTGCAAAGCATAGATAAAGCCAAACATACCACAAAACTACTATAGATATATCCCTTCAAGCCCAGGAGTTATCAAAAGCAGCCGAAGTGATTGCCTGTGCGAATTCCTCAAAACTGATCCTCCCGTCCCCATCCGTGTCGGCCTCCTTGATCATCCCCGTCAACTCCTCCACCGTCAGCGCATGTCCAAGTTTCGCCATAGAATGTGCCAACTCAGCAGCAGTGATGAAACCATTACCATCCCTGTCAAACATCTTGAACAGCTGCTTCAGCTGCTCCTCGCTGTAGGGTGACTTCTCCGACAGCAGCTCCGGAGCCACCAGAGCCACGAACTCCGAGAACTCCACCAGACCATTGCTATTCGTGTCGGCCTTTTGTATCAGGGCTTCGACCTGGTCAGGGCTCGGTTTCAGCCCCAATGACCGCAAAAGCGAACCGAGTTCGAGCTGCGTCAAGCTTCCATCGTTGTTCCGATCAAAAGAACGAAAGATATCTCGAAGCTCGGCGATTTGCTCATCGTTTAGCTTCGCTGGTTGCTTGTCGCTCATGTTCACGAGAAACCCTTTTAATCTTTCTAATCTCTATACCTTAAACCTTAAAAGCTTCTCGCTTGAAATTCTCAAACCACGACAAGAAAGTCCCTAAAACAAGGA
This window encodes:
- the LOC18606807 gene encoding probable calcium-binding protein CML11, which encodes MSDKQPAKLNDEQIAELRDIFRSFDRNNDGSLTQLELGSLLRSLGLKPSPDQVEALIQKADTNSNGLVEFSEFVALVAPELLSEKSPYSEEQLKQLFKMFDRDGNGFITAAELAHSMAKLGHALTVEELTGMIKEADTDGDGRISFEEFAQAITSAAFDNSWA